From one Rhodoferax sp. PAMC 29310 genomic stretch:
- a CDS encoding F0F1 ATP synthase subunit A — MRLSPDAIIFWQYGFFKLNATIATTWALMLVMAVGSKLITRHLSTGHSRSRWQNLLEIIVTGIENQIKDVGLRHPRKYIGFLGTLFLFVAMASLCTVIPGYEPPTGSLSTTAALALCVMVAVPLFGIADQGLGGYLKTYLEPTVIMLPFNLISEISRTLALAVRLFGNMMSGAMIIGILVSITPFIFPIVMTVLGLLTGMVQAYIFSILAAVYIAAATHVRKPEPNAELAPEIE; from the coding sequence ATGCGCCTTAGCCCTGATGCGATCATCTTTTGGCAATACGGTTTTTTCAAGCTCAACGCCACCATTGCGACCACGTGGGCCCTGATGCTGGTGATGGCTGTTGGCTCCAAACTCATCACTCGCCATCTTTCTACTGGCCACAGCCGATCGCGCTGGCAGAACCTGCTTGAGATCATCGTGACCGGTATCGAAAACCAAATTAAAGATGTCGGGCTGCGTCATCCACGCAAATACATCGGATTTCTGGGCACGCTGTTTCTGTTTGTCGCCATGGCCAGCCTGTGCACTGTCATACCCGGCTATGAGCCGCCGACTGGTTCGCTGTCAACCACAGCCGCACTTGCCTTGTGCGTGATGGTGGCCGTGCCGCTGTTCGGCATTGCGGACCAAGGCCTGGGTGGATACCTCAAGACCTACCTGGAGCCGACCGTGATCATGCTGCCGTTCAACCTCATAAGTGAGATCTCCCGCACGCTGGCGCTGGCCGTCCGCCTGTTTGGCAACATGATGAGCGGCGCCATGATCATTGGCATTCTTGTGAGCATCACCCCCTTCATCTTTCCGATCGTCATGACTGTGCTGGGCTTGCTCACGGGCATGGTGCAGGCCTATATTTTCAGCATTCTGGCGGCGGTTTACATCGCCGCCGCCACCCATGTGCGCAAGCCCGAGCCCAACGCTGAGCTGGCGCCAGAAATTGAATAA
- a CDS encoding F0F1 ATP synthase subunit B codes for MLFDWFTVGAQALNFLVLVWLMKRFLYKPILDAIDAREKRIASALADAALKKTAAQKERDEFLQKNEDFDRQRNDMLEQAKDEAKAERQRLLDEARQVADNLRTKKQEALARELQTQHQDIARRSREEVFAVAQKALTALAGLSLEERIGAVFARRLRELDDEAKAGLAKALKTSSNSVLVRSALELPSTQRDDIQQTLNESLASDIKIQFDTAPDLISGIELSANGWKVAWNIADFLASLEKDVDELLKANKGAEPLAKKASGLTKPEEPKSETANP; via the coding sequence ATGCTGTTCGACTGGTTCACCGTCGGCGCGCAGGCGCTCAACTTCCTCGTCTTGGTGTGGTTGATGAAGCGATTTCTTTACAAGCCGATCCTCGACGCCATCGACGCAAGGGAGAAGCGAATCGCCTCAGCTCTTGCCGATGCGGCCTTGAAAAAAACCGCCGCGCAAAAAGAGCGCGATGAGTTTCTTCAAAAGAATGAGGATTTTGATCGACAGCGCAACGACATGCTGGAACAGGCAAAAGACGAGGCTAAGGCCGAACGCCAACGTTTGCTCGACGAAGCCCGGCAAGTGGCCGACAATTTGCGCACCAAGAAACAAGAGGCGTTGGCCCGCGAGTTGCAAACCCAGCATCAGGACATCGCCCGTCGAAGCCGTGAGGAAGTGTTTGCCGTTGCACAAAAGGCACTGACCGCTCTGGCGGGGCTGAGCCTTGAAGAACGCATCGGCGCGGTGTTCGCGCGGCGTTTGCGAGAACTTGACGACGAGGCCAAGGCGGGCCTCGCCAAAGCATTGAAGACATCGTCCAACTCGGTTCTCGTGCGCAGCGCCTTGGAACTACCCTCAACGCAACGAGACGACATACAGCAGACGCTCAATGAGTCGCTCGCGTCTGACATCAAGATTCAGTTTGATACCGCGCCGGACTTGATCAGCGGCATCGAGCTGTCAGCAAACGGGTGGAAGGTCGCCTGGAATATCGCGGATTTTCTTGCCTCGCTTGAAAAGGATGTCGACGAGCTTCTGAAAGCGAATAAAGGGGCGGAACCCCTGGCAAAGAAAGCGTCTGGATTAACGAAGCCTGAAGAACCCAAGTCCGAGACCGCAAACCCATGA
- a CDS encoding 2-dehydro-3-deoxygalactonokinase, which translates to MRTTETCHTVAFDWGTTHRRAYALDASGHCINEHADADGALACKGRFPEALASAMQAMNATPKLVLMSGMVGSALGWKEVPYVSDDVPLTDLAQHLTEVASPAGGPRPLIVPGYCVRDAFGQPDVMRGEETQLLGAVTLGHATGWFVLPGTHSKWVQLQEGRVRQLRTYMTGELFNLLGQHGTLAAAIGAHTQDWDSAIFAEGVKAAANGSLSRALFGTRARVVTGDMPASHTKAYLSGLLIGTELHDVHRSADGTGDTGRFKLIGSPELATHYEAAAALLGLNVEVLDARAAFLSAMAYLQSELESA; encoded by the coding sequence ATGCGAACCACAGAGACCTGTCACACCGTCGCCTTCGACTGGGGCACCACCCATCGCCGGGCCTATGCACTCGATGCGAGCGGGCACTGCATCAATGAGCATGCCGATGCCGACGGCGCGCTGGCCTGCAAGGGCCGGTTTCCAGAAGCGTTGGCAAGCGCCATGCAGGCTATGAACGCCACGCCCAAACTGGTGCTGATGTCCGGCATGGTGGGCAGCGCGCTGGGGTGGAAAGAGGTGCCCTATGTGAGCGACGACGTGCCCTTGACTGATTTGGCCCAACACCTCACCGAGGTGGCCTCGCCTGCCGGCGGGCCCAGGCCGCTGATTGTTCCCGGCTACTGCGTGCGGGATGCGTTTGGTCAGCCCGATGTCATGCGCGGCGAAGAAACCCAGTTGCTGGGCGCCGTCACCCTGGGCCATGCCACGGGCTGGTTCGTGCTGCCCGGCACCCACAGCAAGTGGGTTCAACTGCAAGAAGGACGAGTGCGCCAGCTACGCACCTACATGACCGGTGAGCTGTTCAACCTGCTCGGCCAGCATGGCACGCTGGCCGCCGCCATTGGCGCCCACACGCAGGACTGGGACAGCGCGATATTTGCAGAAGGCGTCAAAGCCGCTGCCAACGGCTCCCTGAGCCGCGCCTTGTTTGGCACCCGCGCTCGCGTGGTGACAGGCGACATGCCCGCCAGCCACACCAAAGCGTATTTGAGTGGCCTGCTCATTGGCACGGAACTACATGATGTGCATCGCAGCGCCGACGGCACTGGCGACACAGGCCGCTTCAAACTCATCGGCTCACCCGAGCTGGCCACCCACTACGAAGCCGCCGCCGCATTGCTTGGCCTGAACGTTGAGGTGCTGGACGCCCGCGCGGCCTTCCTCTCCGCCATGGCTTACCTTCAATCTGAACTGGAATCCGCATGA
- a CDS encoding F0F1 ATP synthase subunit C codes for MDSMTIIAVASIVIAGITTGFGTMGPAFAEGRAVATALTALAQQPDASATITRTLFVGLAMIESTAIYCFVVSMILIFANPFWNYAIAMAAGK; via the coding sequence ATGGACAGCATGACAATCATCGCGGTGGCCTCCATCGTCATCGCCGGCATCACGACGGGCTTCGGCACCATGGGGCCTGCATTTGCAGAAGGGCGGGCCGTCGCCACCGCACTCACGGCACTGGCGCAGCAGCCCGACGCCTCAGCCACCATCACCCGAACCCTGTTTGTGGGACTGGCGATGATCGAATCCACCGCAATCTATTGCTTCGTGGTGTCGATGATTCTGATTTTTGCCAACCCATTCTGGAATTACGCCATCGCCATGGCCGCCGGAAAATAA
- a CDS encoding alternate F1F0 ATPase, F1 subunit alpha, giving the protein MEPAEGLEKIVDSAFAGMRDAREAFEPNLAPREVGTITSVSTAIAMVSGLPGVGYDELVKFPGNVFGIAFNVDESEIGVVLLGDYSRLQAGDQVERTGRVMDIIVGEGLLGRVIDPLGRPLDNQGPVVASKRLPIERPAAPIMDRAPVTVPLQTGLKVVDALIPIGRGQRELLLGDRQTGKTAIAIDTILNQRDKDVVCVYCAIGQRSSAVAKAVAVLKDHGAMAYTVVVVTEGNDPPGLEYIAPYAATSIAEHFMEMGRDVLIVYDDLTQHARSYRELSLLLRRPPGREAFPGDIFYIHSRLLERATRLREERGGGSLTALPIIETEAQNISAYIPTNLISITDGQIYLSPSLFELGVLPAVDVGKSVSRVGGKAQRATYRAVAGDLKLAYAQFEELETFARFGAKLDESTTKIIEHGRRIRACLKQPQSSPVSVAAQIAVLMALTEKLFDSVPLDRMPEAERAVREASATLPDDLQARFDTATKLSDADRATIVEIARTALAGFQTKVERKAETHDSTQPKSASTESS; this is encoded by the coding sequence ATGGAACCTGCTGAGGGCCTGGAGAAGATTGTTGACAGTGCGTTCGCGGGTATGCGCGACGCGCGGGAGGCCTTCGAGCCGAACCTAGCGCCACGGGAAGTGGGCACGATCACCAGCGTGTCAACCGCCATCGCCATGGTGTCGGGACTGCCTGGGGTGGGCTATGACGAGTTGGTGAAATTTCCCGGCAATGTGTTCGGCATCGCCTTCAATGTGGATGAGAGCGAGATCGGGGTGGTTCTGCTTGGCGACTATTCTCGCCTGCAGGCCGGTGACCAGGTCGAGCGCACCGGCCGGGTGATGGACATCATCGTTGGGGAAGGTTTGCTGGGCCGGGTGATTGATCCGCTGGGTCGCCCGCTCGACAACCAGGGGCCGGTGGTGGCCAGCAAACGGTTGCCAATCGAACGTCCGGCAGCGCCCATCATGGACCGCGCACCTGTGACGGTACCTCTGCAGACCGGACTGAAGGTGGTCGATGCCTTGATTCCGATCGGACGCGGCCAACGCGAGCTACTGCTGGGCGACCGGCAGACCGGCAAAACGGCCATTGCGATTGATACCATTCTCAACCAGCGTGACAAAGATGTGGTGTGCGTCTACTGCGCGATTGGCCAGCGCTCTTCCGCGGTGGCGAAGGCAGTCGCGGTATTGAAGGACCACGGCGCGATGGCCTATACCGTCGTGGTGGTCACCGAGGGGAATGATCCTCCGGGCCTGGAATACATTGCGCCCTACGCTGCGACCAGCATTGCCGAGCACTTCATGGAAATGGGGCGCGACGTTCTCATCGTGTATGACGACCTCACGCAGCACGCCCGCTCTTACCGCGAGTTGTCACTTCTACTGCGTCGGCCACCCGGTCGTGAAGCCTTCCCTGGCGACATTTTCTACATCCACTCGCGTTTACTGGAGCGCGCCACCCGCCTGCGTGAGGAGCGTGGCGGCGGCTCACTCACGGCCCTGCCCATCATCGAGACTGAGGCACAGAACATTTCTGCCTACATTCCCACCAACCTGATCTCCATTACCGACGGACAGATCTACCTCTCGCCCTCGCTGTTCGAATTGGGCGTTCTGCCTGCCGTCGATGTCGGTAAGTCCGTCTCGCGCGTTGGCGGCAAGGCGCAACGCGCCACCTACCGCGCGGTCGCTGGCGACCTCAAGCTCGCCTATGCACAGTTCGAGGAACTGGAAACGTTTGCCCGCTTTGGGGCCAAGTTGGATGAAAGCACCACCAAGATCATCGAGCACGGGCGACGCATTCGGGCCTGCCTCAAGCAGCCGCAATCTTCACCGGTGTCTGTCGCTGCACAAATTGCGGTGCTGATGGCATTAACCGAAAAGCTCTTCGACAGCGTGCCGCTTGACCGGATGCCAGAGGCCGAACGGGCGGTGCGTGAAGCGTCCGCCACGCTGCCCGACGACCTTCAAGCACGTTTCGACACCGCCACCAAGTTGAGCGATGCGGATCGGGCGACGATTGTCGAGATCGCCCGTACAGCGCTTGCCGGCTTTCAAACCAAGGTGGAGCGAAAGGCAGAAACACACGACAGCACCCAACCGAAGTCGGCCAGCACGGAATCGTCATGA
- a CDS encoding F0F1 ATP synthase subunit gamma — protein sequence MSDTTASLSRKIGTAGDLQSVVHTMKAVAASSLGQYESAVRALNDYYRTVQLGLVACLREIESPLAPAQIQNKETGPIIAVVLGSDQGLVGQFNDVMSDFVVKTLAGLPAQKTVWTVGGRIRSRLTETDLELGKSFLLPGSIGAITQLVGLILIEFEALREKGEVAQLYVFHNSPHAGEIYSPACQRLLPLDEVWRRELTAMAWPTKILPEVMNGGAATLLAFVREYLFVSLFRACAESLASENASRLAAMQRAEKNIDELLEDLNRSFHRLRQSGIDEELFDLVAGFEALKH from the coding sequence ATGAGCGATACCACCGCCAGTCTGAGCCGCAAGATTGGCACGGCCGGCGACCTTCAATCCGTGGTTCACACGATGAAGGCCGTGGCCGCATCCAGCCTCGGTCAATACGAGAGCGCAGTGCGCGCCCTGAACGACTACTACCGGACGGTACAACTCGGGCTGGTCGCGTGCTTGCGCGAGATCGAGTCTCCTCTTGCGCCGGCTCAAATACAGAACAAAGAAACGGGTCCTATCATCGCCGTGGTGTTAGGTTCCGACCAGGGACTGGTTGGCCAGTTCAACGACGTGATGTCCGATTTCGTGGTCAAAACCCTGGCCGGTTTGCCGGCTCAAAAAACGGTCTGGACCGTTGGCGGGCGCATCCGATCAAGGTTGACGGAAACGGATTTGGAACTGGGAAAAAGCTTCCTTCTGCCGGGCTCCATTGGCGCGATTACACAGTTGGTCGGGCTGATCCTCATCGAGTTCGAAGCGCTGCGTGAAAAAGGTGAGGTTGCGCAGCTCTACGTTTTTCACAACAGTCCTCACGCCGGGGAAATTTATAGCCCCGCCTGCCAGCGCTTGCTGCCGCTCGACGAGGTCTGGCGGCGTGAGTTGACTGCGATGGCCTGGCCTACCAAGATTTTGCCTGAGGTCATGAATGGTGGGGCGGCGACCTTGCTGGCCTTCGTGCGGGAATACCTATTTGTCTCGCTTTTCAGGGCTTGTGCTGAATCCCTGGCTAGCGAAAACGCCAGCCGACTGGCCGCCATGCAGCGCGCGGAAAAAAACATTGACGAACTGCTGGAAGACCTGAACCGCTCGTTTCACCGTTTGCGCCAAAGCGGCATTGACGAAGAATTGTTTGACCTCGTCGCAGGATTTGAAGCGTTAAAGCACTGA